From Candidatus Dependentiae bacterium, the proteins below share one genomic window:
- a CDS encoding ABC-F family ATP-binding cassette domain-containing protein, which produces MITVHKLCLEFGTQKIFDNVSFNIDQNQRIGLVGRNGSGKSTLLKLIAGYSQADSGTIAKAKNKTIAYLPQEVVLNSDKTILQETFSTFETIFTIQEEAKKLEPLLEKHGANADQKIIDRYIEIQEQLAEFDPNKALAETKKILMGLCFTQEQFDKPINSLSVGWKMRVVLAKLLLKKADFYLFDEPTNHLDIVAKDWFLEFLQQVDFGFMIVCHERYVLDKLTDTILELEMGKGSFYTGNFSKYEKEKEQRLELLKKSHKQQQEEIKRKMRTIERFRAKSSKAAMAQSMLKAVEKIELIILPPELKTMVFKFPPVQRAGRIVLRVKNIAHTFNDKKIFQNVSFDVERGQKIAIVAPNGIGKTTLFNLIVNKLPLQTGSIELGHNVKTAIFDQDQTKALNLNATILENIEDRCPPESRNNVRGFLGAFLFSGDDVEKKVGFLSGGEKNRVGMVNVLLQNANVLLLDEPTNHLDIPSKETLLNALNQYPGTLLFVSHNHDFINKLATHIIELSKSGTVVYEGNYEEYLYQKNMCTKSQKNNAMGYGSTEQKQKPDNVNTAIKKENNKKLLSKEELKKISALERKIEKLEKEIDTVGYSFANLAYGTKKFADTQQKLKKLKQDLKVTMDEWESLHR; this is translated from the coding sequence ATGATTACAGTACATAAACTATGCCTTGAATTTGGCACACAAAAAATTTTCGATAATGTTTCATTTAACATAGATCAAAACCAACGAATCGGTTTAGTTGGTCGTAATGGCTCTGGTAAATCAACTCTCCTTAAGCTAATTGCTGGATATAGCCAAGCAGATAGTGGCACCATTGCCAAAGCAAAAAACAAAACAATTGCCTACTTACCACAAGAAGTAGTATTAAATTCAGATAAAACTATTTTACAAGAAACATTCAGCACATTTGAAACTATTTTTACCATACAAGAAGAAGCTAAGAAACTTGAACCATTGCTTGAAAAGCATGGTGCTAATGCTGATCAAAAAATCATTGATCGTTATATTGAAATTCAAGAACAACTTGCAGAATTTGATCCTAATAAGGCATTGGCTGAGACAAAAAAAATTTTGATGGGATTGTGTTTTACCCAAGAACAATTTGATAAACCAATAAACAGTTTGAGCGTTGGCTGGAAAATGCGTGTGGTACTTGCAAAACTTTTGCTTAAAAAAGCTGATTTTTATTTGTTCGACGAACCAACTAATCACTTGGATATTGTTGCTAAAGATTGGTTTCTAGAATTTTTACAACAAGTAGACTTTGGTTTTATGATTGTATGCCATGAGCGCTATGTACTTGACAAACTTACAGATACTATTCTTGAACTTGAAATGGGCAAAGGTAGCTTCTATACAGGTAACTTTTCAAAATATGAAAAAGAAAAAGAACAGCGTCTAGAATTACTCAAAAAATCACATAAACAACAACAAGAAGAAATTAAGCGTAAGATGCGTACCATCGAGCGATTTCGTGCAAAATCAAGCAAAGCGGCAATGGCACAAAGTATGCTCAAAGCCGTAGAAAAAATTGAGCTAATTATTTTACCACCAGAACTAAAAACAATGGTATTTAAATTTCCGCCAGTCCAACGTGCTGGTAGAATTGTTCTCAGAGTTAAAAATATTGCTCATACATTTAATGATAAAAAAATTTTTCAAAATGTTAGTTTTGATGTAGAACGCGGTCAAAAAATTGCCATAGTTGCACCTAATGGTATTGGTAAAACCACCCTCTTCAATTTGATTGTTAATAAGCTTCCTCTTCAAACTGGCAGCATAGAATTAGGTCACAACGTAAAAACGGCTATATTTGATCAGGATCAAACGAAAGCACTTAATCTTAATGCAACTATACTTGAAAACATAGAAGATCGCTGTCCGCCCGAATCTAGAAACAATGTACGAGGTTTCTTGGGTGCGTTCTTGTTTAGTGGCGATGATGTAGAGAAAAAAGTAGGTTTTTTGAGTGGTGGAGAAAAAAATCGCGTAGGTATGGTCAATGTACTCCTTCAAAATGCAAATGTTCTTTTACTTGATGAACCCACTAACCACTTAGACATTCCATCAAAAGAAACTCTCCTCAATGCGCTCAATCAATATCCTGGAACACTACTTTTTGTCTCTCACAATCACGATTTTATTAATAAATTAGCTACGCATATTATTGAGCTGAGCAAAAGTGGTACTGTTGTATATGAGGGCAATTACGAAGAATATTTGTATCAAAAAAATATGTGTACAAAAAGTCAAAAAAACAACGCTATGGGTTATGGCTCAACCGAGCAAAAACAAAAACCAGACAATGTTAATACAGCAATAAAGAAAGAAAATAACAAAAAACTTTTATCTAAAGAAGAGCTCAAGAAAATCAGTGCACTCGAACGAAAAATAGAAAAACTCGAAAAAGAAATTGATACTGTTGGGTATAGCTTTGCTAACCTTGCATACGGCACAAAAAAGTTTGCTGATACACAACAAAAATTAAAAAAACTTAAACAAGATCTCAAAGTTACAATGGATGAATGGGAAAGTCTGCATCGATAG
- a CDS encoding SPFH/Band 7/PHB domain protein yields MIFTLLPVGFSIFFSVSVIFLFLFAVRSVFLVRQAEIILIERLGKYSRTLGPGLHFVVPFIDNARNVVWSYVEEVERKRYYRFTKTFNRIDLRESVYDFPKQNVITKDNVTMEINALLYYQITDPKSAIYEVNNLPEAIEKLTQTTLRNVVGSMDLDETLVSRDEINEKLRLILDEATDKWGVKVNRVELQEVNPPADIRQAMEKQMRAERDRRAIILEAEGNKRSAILRAEGERESHVQRARGDAEAKIARAEGEALARLKIAEAEAQAIKVIQSAVPQGDPLPYMIATEYIKALPKMTEGKDDKMIILPYEASSLVGSLASVKRIFRDIG; encoded by the coding sequence ATGATATTTACGTTATTGCCTGTTGGATTTAGTATATTTTTCTCAGTGAGTGTAATTTTTTTATTTTTGTTTGCTGTCCGTTCAGTTTTTTTGGTTAGACAAGCAGAAATTATTTTGATAGAGCGTTTGGGCAAATATAGCCGTACTCTTGGGCCTGGATTGCATTTCGTTGTGCCATTCATTGATAATGCACGTAATGTTGTGTGGAGTTATGTAGAAGAGGTGGAACGCAAACGATACTATCGTTTTACCAAAACGTTTAATCGTATTGATTTACGTGAATCGGTGTATGATTTTCCAAAGCAAAACGTTATTACTAAGGATAACGTGACGATGGAAATTAATGCATTGCTGTATTATCAAATTACTGATCCAAAATCTGCTATTTATGAAGTAAATAATTTACCAGAAGCAATAGAAAAATTAACACAAACAACGCTACGTAACGTTGTTGGTTCAATGGATTTGGATGAAACATTGGTATCTCGTGATGAGATTAATGAGAAGCTTCGTTTGATTTTAGATGAAGCAACTGATAAATGGGGTGTTAAAGTTAACCGTGTTGAACTGCAGGAGGTCAATCCGCCAGCTGATATTCGCCAAGCAATGGAAAAACAAATGCGTGCTGAGCGAGATAGGCGTGCGATTATTCTTGAAGCTGAGGGTAATAAGCGCTCTGCAATCTTGCGTGCTGAAGGTGAACGTGAATCACATGTACAACGTGCACGAGGTGATGCTGAGGCAAAAATTGCCCGTGCAGAAGGAGAGGCGCTTGCACGTTTAAAAATAGCCGAAGCGGAAGCGCAAGCAATTAAGGTTATTCAAAGTGCAGTACCACAAGGTGATCCGTTGCCATATATGATTGCAACTGAATACATCAAAGCACTTCCAAAAATGACTGAGGGTAAAGATGATAAAATGATTATACTACCATATGAGGCAAGCTCTTTGGTTGGTTCTTTGGCCTCTGTTAAGAGGATTTTTAGAGATATTGGGTAG
- a CDS encoding NfeD family protein, with the protein MFDQFFYGWLVIALFFLIMEMGSPGFFFFISFFAGALGSAVASLFLLSFFVQTIVFLCVTSGSFVFLRYWVKKQMIPRHVFPTNVYALQGKRGYVIKKIEQDFSGQVKVRGQVWSAQSYNNQIIEKNSAVEIIDIRGVHLIVKKLKG; encoded by the coding sequence ATGTTTGATCAATTTTTTTATGGCTGGCTTGTCATAGCGCTTTTTTTTCTGATTATGGAAATGGGAAGCCCAGGATTTTTCTTTTTTATCTCATTTTTTGCTGGTGCATTGGGTAGCGCAGTTGCAAGCTTATTTTTACTTTCGTTTTTCGTTCAAACGATCGTGTTTTTATGTGTAACTAGTGGCTCATTTGTTTTTTTGCGTTATTGGGTAAAGAAACAAATGATACCTCGTCATGTATTTCCGACAAATGTTTACGCATTGCAGGGCAAACGTGGTTATGTCATAAAAAAAATTGAACAAGATTTTTCAGGTCAGGTAAAGGTGCGTGGGCAGGTATGGTCGGCGCAATCATACAACAATCAAATCATTGAAAAAAATAGCGCAGTAGAAATTATTGATATCAGGGGCGTACACCTTATTGTTAAGAAACTGAAAGGATAA
- a CDS encoding transketolase, which produces MKSENNLKDFLEYKAYKLRMYSLIMTSKAGSGHPTTCLSAADVTAAIFFDAMHYDPHNFDNPDNDRFVLSKGHASPLLYAAWKEVGVISESDLYTYRNIDSPIEGHPTLRFKYAEAATGSLGMGLSIGAGMALSAKIDKRAFRTYVLLGDGEIAEGSIWEAAELVHYYKLDNLIAIVDCNRLGQSAPTIHEHHVHRYEEKFKAFGWHTLVIDGHDMHHIVKALQKAREHKDHPTVIIAKTFKGHPITRVEDKIGFHGKAFEKEEVNEVLQELAEKYPDSAVFDEKNFDWKPKVPEVSADVSDPQQCIGVEIPDPLYKFGDMVPTRKAYGKALADLGDECKSVVCLDAEVKNSTFTDIFEERHPDRFVQCFIAEQNMVSMGVGMERRGKIPFISTFASFFSRAYDQIRMAAIGNSSLRLVGSHAGISIGQDGPSQMGLEDIALMRALPGSVVLYPSDAISTHKLIGEMGEYNQGISYLRTTRMATPVLYDSSDNFPIGGCKVVKQSESDDICLIGAGVTLHEALKAYKLLIGDSIVASVIDLYSIKPLDIQTIIDIANKSGKKVITIEDHYLESGLGQAITYVLRNTNIHIECLAVTELPRSGKPEELLALMKINAGAIVQKVKMMLTKESKTDRKIIT; this is translated from the coding sequence ATGAAATCAGAAAATAACCTAAAGGATTTTTTAGAATACAAAGCATATAAGTTACGCATGTATTCATTAATAATGACTTCTAAGGCTGGTTCGGGGCATCCAACAACGTGTTTGTCTGCAGCAGATGTGACTGCTGCTATTTTTTTTGATGCGATGCATTATGATCCGCATAATTTTGATAACCCAGATAATGATCGTTTTGTCTTATCAAAAGGCCATGCGTCTCCATTGTTATATGCAGCATGGAAAGAGGTTGGTGTAATCAGTGAAAGTGATTTATATACTTATCGAAATATTGATTCACCGATTGAAGGGCATCCAACATTACGCTTCAAATATGCAGAAGCGGCAACTGGTTCATTAGGGATGGGATTATCAATTGGTGCTGGCATGGCGCTTAGTGCTAAAATTGATAAACGTGCCTTTCGTACTTATGTATTACTTGGTGATGGTGAAATTGCTGAAGGGTCTATATGGGAAGCCGCTGAGCTTGTACACTATTATAAATTAGATAACTTAATAGCGATTGTTGATTGTAATCGTTTGGGCCAAAGTGCACCGACGATACATGAACATCATGTACACAGATATGAAGAAAAATTTAAAGCATTTGGATGGCATACTCTTGTTATTGATGGACACGATATGCATCATATTGTTAAAGCACTGCAAAAGGCCCGTGAACATAAAGATCATCCAACGGTAATTATTGCCAAAACATTTAAAGGTCACCCAATCACGCGTGTCGAAGACAAAATAGGTTTTCATGGCAAAGCATTTGAGAAAGAAGAAGTTAATGAAGTTTTGCAAGAGTTGGCAGAGAAATACCCAGATTCAGCGGTATTTGATGAAAAAAACTTTGATTGGAAACCAAAAGTACCAGAAGTTTCTGCTGATGTATCAGATCCACAACAGTGTATTGGTGTAGAAATACCAGATCCACTATACAAGTTTGGTGATATGGTACCAACACGCAAGGCGTATGGGAAAGCACTCGCTGATTTGGGTGATGAGTGTAAAAGTGTTGTGTGTCTTGATGCTGAAGTAAAGAATTCTACATTTACAGATATTTTCGAAGAAAGACACCCAGATCGTTTTGTGCAATGTTTTATTGCAGAACAGAATATGGTGAGTATGGGTGTTGGTATGGAGCGAAGAGGTAAAATACCATTTATTTCTACATTTGCATCATTTTTTTCCCGTGCGTACGATCAAATTCGTATGGCAGCTATTGGGAATTCAAGTTTGCGTTTAGTTGGTTCACATGCTGGGATTTCTATTGGGCAAGATGGACCATCACAAATGGGACTGGAAGATATTGCATTAATGCGAGCGCTACCGGGCTCGGTTGTTTTATATCCATCTGATGCAATAAGTACACATAAATTGATTGGAGAGATGGGTGAATATAATCAAGGTATTAGTTATCTACGTACAACACGGATGGCAACACCAGTATTATATGATAGTTCAGATAATTTTCCTATTGGAGGTTGCAAGGTTGTTAAACAAAGTGAAAGTGATGATATTTGCTTGATTGGAGCTGGTGTTACACTACATGAAGCGCTCAAGGCTTATAAATTATTAATTGGTGATAGTATTGTAGCATCAGTAATTGATTTATATTCAATTAAACCACTTGATATACAAACAATTATTGATATTGCTAATAAATCAGGTAAAAAAGTCATTACAATAGAAGACCATTATCTTGAGAGTGGCTTAGGGCAAGCAATTACATATGTATTACGTAATACTAATATTCATATCGAATGTTTAGCAGTAACTGAATTACCACGCTCAGGTAAGCCAGAAGAATTACTTGCTTTGATGAAGATTAATGCAGGTGCGATTGTACAGAAAGTAAAAATGATGCTTACTAAAGAATCAAAAACAGATAGAAAGATAATAACTTAG
- a CDS encoding DJ-1/PfpI family protein, giving the protein MNHKKIVFVVAHEGYQHEEYGIPKKLLEEVGFQVMTASNKPGTAIGKDESTTTVDMVIKDINIDDCGGIFFIGGPGAMEHLDNQVSYDIIKKVNTAGKPLGAICISTRILANAGVLTGKEATGWNGDGKLGDIFKEHGVKYINKEVVVDDTLITATGPSAAQEFGEKIISLLQDQRSWG; this is encoded by the coding sequence ATGAATCATAAAAAAATTGTTTTTGTCGTTGCACATGAAGGCTATCAGCATGAAGAATATGGTATACCAAAAAAACTATTGGAAGAAGTGGGTTTTCAAGTTATGACTGCAAGCAACAAACCGGGAACAGCAATAGGAAAAGATGAATCCACAACAACCGTTGATATGGTTATTAAAGATATTAATATTGATGATTGCGGTGGTATTTTTTTTATTGGTGGCCCTGGAGCAATGGAACATCTTGATAATCAAGTAAGCTACGATATAATCAAAAAAGTAAACACTGCCGGCAAACCACTAGGAGCAATTTGTATTTCTACCCGTATTTTAGCGAATGCTGGTGTACTAACTGGTAAAGAAGCAACTGGTTGGAACGGTGATGGTAAGCTTGGTGATATTTTCAAAGAACATGGCGTAAAATATATCAACAAAGAAGTCGTTGTAGACGATACGTTAATTACTGCTACCGGCCCAAGTGCTGCACAAGAATTTGGAGAAAAAATTATTTCTTTGTTACAAGATCAGCGTAGCTGGGGATAA
- a CDS encoding cyclase family protein yields the protein MKIIDISWPITEDMTNYKDKQVVQFKQNKTFEKDSVRDSIITLGSHTGTHVDAPSHFLQGGKTADRVSLEYFIGVCKVFDLTQVTESISVRDLEKFFIESGDILLFKTKNSSLVPTQKFNYDFIFINKDAAQYLSEKKINTVGIDYLGIERGQPDHETHKTFLENNIAIIEGLRLNHVDPGEYMLCCLPLLTIGLEAAPARAVLLR from the coding sequence ATGAAAATAATTGATATTAGCTGGCCAATAACAGAAGATATGACTAACTACAAAGACAAACAAGTAGTCCAGTTCAAACAAAACAAAACATTTGAAAAAGATAGTGTACGAGATTCAATAATAACGCTTGGTTCACATACTGGTACGCATGTTGATGCGCCATCACATTTTTTACAAGGTGGTAAAACTGCGGATCGAGTAAGTCTTGAATATTTTATTGGCGTATGTAAGGTGTTCGATTTAACGCAGGTAACAGAATCTATCTCAGTGAGAGATTTAGAAAAATTTTTTATTGAGTCTGGCGATATTTTATTATTTAAGACAAAAAATAGCTCATTAGTTCCAACACAAAAGTTTAACTACGATTTTATTTTTATTAATAAAGATGCCGCGCAGTATTTATCTGAAAAAAAAATCAATACCGTTGGTATTGATTATCTTGGTATTGAACGTGGCCAGCCGGACCATGAAACACACAAGACGTTTTTAGAAAACAATATTGCTATCATTGAGGGCCTACGTTTAAATCATGTTGATCCGGGAGAATATATGCTGTGTTGTTTGCCACTTCTTACTATTGGTTTAGAAGCGGCACCTGCACGAGCTGTATTACTCAGATAA
- the gnd gene encoding decarboxylating 6-phosphogluconate dehydrogenase: MNVGIIGLGRMGLAIAQRILNAGHTVVGFDLSKELMGQLTMMGGDTTDLIEQVAQQARIIWLMVPAGEVVDSVIEQLLPHLKGGDIVVDGGNSNFHDSMRRADLFAARDMFFLDCGTSGGLHGKAVGFCLMVGGDKAAYTKIYPLLEAIAMPEGVGYMGPSGTGHYVKMVHNGIEYALLQAYAEGLHVIKEGTFKDQVLDLDEITRVWNNGSIIRSFILQLLHDIVQKDQELKNISGEVAATGMGKWTVEEAEQRNIPVDLIKRSLEIRDWSQQTGGNYATKLVSMLRNSFGGHEFKKIEK; the protein is encoded by the coding sequence ATGAATGTGGGAATTATTGGCTTGGGTAGAATGGGTCTTGCAATTGCGCAGCGTATACTTAATGCAGGTCATACTGTGGTTGGTTTTGATTTGTCCAAAGAATTAATGGGTCAATTAACAATGATGGGTGGCGATACAACAGATTTGATTGAGCAGGTTGCCCAGCAAGCACGTATCATATGGCTTATGGTTCCAGCTGGCGAAGTTGTTGATAGTGTGATTGAACAATTATTACCACATTTGAAAGGTGGCGATATTGTTGTTGATGGTGGTAATAGTAATTTTCATGATTCGATGCGACGAGCAGATCTTTTTGCGGCAAGAGATATGTTTTTTTTAGATTGTGGTACATCTGGAGGTTTGCATGGCAAAGCAGTTGGTTTTTGTTTGATGGTTGGTGGAGATAAGGCTGCGTATACAAAAATTTATCCATTACTAGAAGCAATTGCAATGCCAGAGGGTGTCGGTTATATGGGTCCATCGGGAACCGGTCATTATGTAAAAATGGTACATAACGGTATTGAGTATGCATTGTTACAAGCGTATGCGGAAGGTTTGCATGTTATCAAAGAGGGCACATTTAAAGATCAGGTGCTTGATTTAGATGAGATTACACGTGTATGGAATAATGGGTCTATTATTCGCTCATTTATCTTGCAATTGTTGCATGATATTGTTCAAAAGGATCAAGAATTAAAGAATATTTCAGGTGAAGTTGCAGCAACCGGGATGGGTAAGTGGACAGTTGAGGAAGCAGAGCAACGAAATATTCCGGTAGATTTGATTAAACGCTCACTTGAAATTCGAGATTGGTCGCAACAAACGGGTGGTAACTATGCAACTAAATTAGTTTCGATGTTGCGAAACTCGTTTGGTGGGCATGAATTTAAAAAAATTGAAAAATGA
- the zwf gene encoding glucose-6-phosphate dehydrogenase — translation MSNCTIIILGATGDLVKRKLISSLYKLLAEEKIEKVCIVGAAFEDETVENILERAKPFITKLNEAIWQKLTNSFVYQQLSFTKQEDFVALEKTVTRLEKKYKLSGNRLIYLAAAPHFFCEITQHLATSKLARKINDKKQNWHRIVYEKPFGHDLQSAHEINECIAQHFYEHQIYRIDHYLTKELVGNISLIRFTNCVFEPLWNNRYIDNVQIIVSENLCVENRGAYYDKYGALKDVVQNHMMSLLALIGMESPEKLSGESVAIERAKVLENVQLIDAVLGQYKNYTKEKAVVPNSKTETFAALYLQVNNRRWAGVPFYLKTGKCLDKKETVIHIKFKQVDCLLAKDCPSDSNYLTIQIAPEATFALSLNAKKLGQSSVMPIKMEFCHSCLFAEQTPQAHEILLYEIIKGERSISVRFDEIEYAWKLIDNVDAMNLPIHEYEPGSTGPKALETFAQKHGMRWRS, via the coding sequence ATGAGTAATTGTACCATTATTATTTTAGGGGCCACAGGTGACTTGGTAAAACGTAAATTAATTTCTTCGTTATACAAGTTACTGGCAGAAGAAAAAATCGAAAAAGTGTGTATTGTCGGTGCTGCGTTTGAAGATGAAACAGTTGAAAATATTTTAGAGCGTGCAAAACCATTCATTACAAAACTAAATGAAGCTATTTGGCAAAAACTTACTAATAGCTTCGTGTATCAACAATTAAGTTTTACGAAACAAGAAGATTTTGTAGCACTTGAAAAGACAGTTACAAGATTAGAGAAAAAATATAAGCTTTCTGGCAATAGATTAATTTATCTGGCTGCAGCACCGCACTTTTTTTGTGAAATTACACAACATTTAGCAACGTCAAAGCTTGCACGAAAGATTAATGATAAAAAACAAAATTGGCATCGTATAGTTTACGAAAAACCATTTGGTCACGATTTGCAGTCAGCACATGAAATTAACGAATGTATAGCACAGCATTTTTATGAACATCAAATTTACCGTATTGATCATTATTTAACAAAAGAGTTGGTCGGCAATATTTCATTAATTCGTTTTACCAACTGTGTATTCGAGCCATTGTGGAATAATCGATATATTGATAATGTACAAATAATTGTTAGCGAAAATCTGTGCGTAGAAAATAGAGGTGCATATTACGATAAATATGGCGCACTTAAAGACGTAGTACAAAATCATATGATGTCACTGCTTGCACTTATTGGTATGGAATCTCCAGAAAAATTAAGTGGTGAGTCGGTTGCCATCGAGCGTGCGAAAGTGCTGGAAAATGTACAACTTATCGATGCAGTACTTGGTCAATATAAAAATTATACAAAAGAAAAAGCGGTAGTACCGAATTCAAAAACAGAAACATTTGCAGCGTTATATTTGCAGGTTAATAATCGGCGATGGGCTGGAGTGCCGTTTTATTTAAAAACGGGCAAATGTTTGGATAAGAAAGAAACAGTTATTCATATTAAATTTAAACAGGTTGATTGCTTGTTGGCCAAAGATTGTCCGAGTGATTCTAATTACTTGACAATTCAAATTGCTCCAGAAGCGACGTTTGCATTAAGTTTAAACGCAAAAAAACTTGGCCAATCAAGTGTGATGCCAATAAAAATGGAATTTTGCCATAGCTGTTTATTTGCAGAGCAAACACCGCAAGCGCATGAAATTTTATTGTACGAGATTATTAAAGGCGAACGCTCTATTTCGGTTCGTTTTGATGAGATCGAATATGCATGGAAGTTAATTGATAATGTTGATGCCATGAACTTACCGATACATGAATATGAACCGGGCAGCACTGGGCCAAAAGCATTAGAAACATTTGCGCAAAAACATGGAATGAGGTGGAGATCATGA
- a CDS encoding glucokinase, with amino-acid sequence MSVYDDALASFNMNEETGGRVMREFTFRKYVETIPKDIECLLAADIGGTNSNFGIFQQKNSQLNMLFSLHTKSQTVKNFTDVVRDVLEQVQKEYNIILKYCCFAAAGVPSEDRMYCKPTNLDFVIDAQDIMKNTDLECAFIVNDFLVIGYGLSSIDEKDLIKVNQGNVRFKANKAILGAGTGLGKSILYWSDEYNRYIPLPSEGGHADFVVQNHIEYDLMAFIRKNEGQECNVSWEDVLSGDGIRRLYTFFRSCNSDDIKSLGNGPHPDEIFNACNEDEHCKKTYELYKKLYARCAKNFALDALALGGIYIAGGIAAHNVQMFREKGFMEEFINCGKQQELLKTVPIFIVADYNVSLYGAAQYLVMDNMCDK; translated from the coding sequence ATGTCTGTTTACGATGATGCGTTGGCCAGCTTTAATATGAACGAAGAAACGGGTGGAAGAGTAATGCGTGAGTTTACATTCAGAAAGTATGTTGAAACAATTCCAAAAGATATCGAATGTTTATTGGCTGCAGACATTGGTGGAACAAATAGTAATTTTGGTATTTTTCAGCAAAAAAATAGTCAATTAAACATGTTGTTTTCTTTGCATACAAAAAGCCAAACAGTAAAAAATTTTACTGATGTTGTGCGCGATGTCCTTGAGCAGGTACAAAAAGAGTATAACATTATTTTAAAATATTGTTGTTTTGCTGCAGCAGGGGTACCGTCTGAAGATCGAATGTATTGCAAGCCAACTAATTTAGATTTCGTAATTGATGCTCAAGATATTATGAAAAATACCGATTTAGAATGTGCTTTTATTGTTAATGATTTTTTGGTTATCGGGTATGGTTTGAGTAGTATTGACGAGAAAGATTTAATTAAAGTCAATCAAGGTAATGTTCGATTTAAAGCCAATAAAGCTATTTTGGGTGCCGGTACTGGCTTGGGAAAGTCAATTTTGTATTGGTCAGATGAATATAATCGTTATATACCGTTACCCTCAGAGGGTGGCCATGCGGACTTTGTTGTACAAAACCATATTGAGTATGATTTGATGGCCTTCATAAGAAAAAATGAAGGGCAAGAGTGCAATGTTTCGTGGGAAGATGTACTTTCTGGTGATGGTATCAGGCGATTGTATACATTTTTTAGATCATGCAATAGTGATGATATAAAAAGTCTTGGCAATGGCCCACATCCGGATGAAATTTTTAATGCGTGTAACGAAGATGAACATTGCAAAAAAACATATGAGCTATATAAAAAATTATATGCTCGATGTGCAAAAAATTTTGCTCTTGATGCGCTTGCTCTTGGCGGTATCTATATTGCTGGCGGCATTGCTGCACATAATGTACAAATGTTTCGAGAAAAAGGTTTTATGGAAGAATTTATTAACTGTGGAAAACAACAAGAGCTGCTCAAAACAGTACCCATTTTTATCGTTGCCGATTATAATGTAAGTCTTTATGGTGCTGCTCAGTATCTGGTGATGGATAATATGTGCGATAAATAG